A genomic segment from Clostridium pasteurianum BC1 encodes:
- a CDS encoding CCA tRNA nucleotidyltransferase, with product MKITLPKDVEYIIDTLNKNNFSAYAVGGCIRDKLIHREPKDWDITTSALPKNISEIFENTIPTGIKHGTITVLINKTPYEVTTFRIDGKYSDNRHPDEVIFSNSLYEDLGRRDFTINSMAYSHNEGLQDPFNGEKDLGNRLIRSVGNPDLRFSEDSLRILRAIRFSTELSFQIDKNTEDSINRNYLLIKNVSMERIRDEISKILLSNTPSIGFHELNKSGLLRIIFPELYVCVGFNQRNPHHHKDIFEHTMLVLDNTPNNLIIRIAALLHDIGKPGCFSIDANGIGHFYMHAIEGAKISQEILKRLKYDNNTTKIVYKLIKEHLVNRNNLKLPSIKKFINRVGIDNLNYLFDLQIADIKGHNPPHDFSPVISLKNSVQEVLSRKDPLSLKDLAINGNDLIDIGYPKGITLGKTLNELLDLVIKNPELNKKDILIDRATKKLDIFNK from the coding sequence ATGAAAATAACTTTACCAAAAGATGTTGAATATATAATTGATACATTAAATAAAAATAATTTTTCTGCTTATGCTGTAGGTGGCTGCATTAGAGATAAGCTTATACATAGAGAACCTAAAGATTGGGACATAACCACCAGTGCCTTACCAAAAAATATAAGTGAAATTTTTGAAAATACCATACCTACGGGAATTAAACACGGAACCATAACTGTATTGATTAATAAAACTCCCTATGAAGTTACTACTTTTAGAATAGATGGCAAGTATAGTGATAATCGTCATCCAGATGAAGTCATATTTAGCAATTCTTTATATGAAGACTTAGGCAGAAGAGATTTTACCATAAACTCTATGGCCTATAGTCATAATGAAGGATTACAAGATCCCTTTAATGGCGAAAAAGATTTGGGAAATAGATTAATTCGCTCTGTTGGTAATCCCGATTTAAGATTTAGTGAAGACTCATTGAGAATACTTAGAGCCATTAGATTTTCCACAGAACTCAGTTTTCAAATAGATAAAAATACTGAGGATTCCATTAATAGAAACTATTTACTTATAAAAAATGTGAGCATGGAAAGAATTAGAGATGAAATTTCAAAAATACTTTTAAGTAATACTCCAAGCATAGGTTTTCATGAATTGAATAAGTCAGGGCTATTAAGAATAATTTTCCCAGAATTATATGTCTGTGTAGGCTTTAATCAGCGCAATCCCCATCACCATAAAGATATATTTGAACATACTATGCTGGTTTTAGATAATACACCTAATAATTTAATAATAAGAATTGCAGCTCTACTCCATGATATTGGTAAACCAGGTTGCTTCTCTATAGATGCAAATGGAATTGGCCATTTTTACATGCATGCTATAGAAGGAGCAAAAATTTCTCAGGAAATATTGAAAAGATTAAAATACGATAATAATACTACAAAAATAGTTTATAAACTTATAAAAGAACACTTAGTAAATAGAAACAACTTAAAATTACCCTCAATAAAAAAATTTATAAATAGAGTTGGTATAGATAATCTTAATTATCTATTTGATTTACAAATAGCAGATATAAAAGGGCACAACCCTCCCCATGATTTTTCACCAGTGATAAGTTTAAAAAATTCTGTACAAGAAGTTTTATCTAGAAAAGATCCTCTTTCTTTAAAGGATCTAGCTATAAACGGCAATGATTTGATAGATATAGGCTATCCAAAAGGCATTACCCTTGGAAAAACCTTAAATGAATTACTAGATCTTGTAATAAAAAATCCTGAATTAAATAAAAAAGATATATTAATTGATAGAGCAACTAAAAAATTAGATATCTTCAATAAATAA
- the lepB gene encoding signal peptidase I → MEKNNQHRIFKTSTQLIFTLILAILFAIGINKYILARADIEGTSMLNTLNDKDITFVEKISSMAHIIKRDEIIIFNSRDENNDLFIKRVIGIAGDKIQIKNEKVYINGHILSEPYLANNTITDSGPFIGDKIYTVPKGYVFVLGDNRGNSTDSRFFGPVNINDIKGHAILRVYPFKKISLL, encoded by the coding sequence ATGGAAAAAAATAATCAGCATAGAATTTTTAAAACTTCAACACAACTTATATTTACTCTTATCCTTGCAATATTATTTGCCATTGGAATAAATAAATACATATTAGCCAGGGCTGATATAGAGGGAACTTCTATGCTCAATACTCTTAATGATAAAGACATAACCTTTGTAGAAAAAATAAGTTCAATGGCTCATATTATAAAAAGAGACGAGATAATAATATTTAATTCTAGAGATGAAAACAATGATCTTTTTATAAAAAGGGTCATTGGCATAGCAGGAGATAAAATACAGATAAAAAATGAGAAAGTGTACATTAATGGCCATATTCTATCCGAACCATATCTAGCCAATAACACCATAACTGACTCTGGTCCATTTATTGGTGACAAAATTTATACTGTTCCAAAAGGCTACGTATTTGTGTTAGGGGATAATAGAGGTAATAGTACTGATAGTAGATTCTTTGGCCCCGTAAATATTAATGATATAAAAGGACATGCAATACTACGAGTTTATCCTTTTAAAAAGATATCACTATTATAA
- a CDS encoding ABC transporter permease yields MRNNIVLIVFKKELLDIFRDRKTLILSILIPLIVLPALSYFIGKASNNDIKNVEKSISINITDKSNSNLSKFIKAQKNIKIINSKDVSNDIRTGKILLSITIPKDLDKNIAHETDAKITMDYDNSSTNASTAVSIVKAYIDQYSKEIVSKRLSDRNINANILNPIDIVEDTIDKKESGVGKMMIVMLVPLLLIIYSITGTMAAATDLGVGEKERGTLEPLLTTKANRMSILWGKLFAIAIMGIIISLASLSSLFIAMQQKNGIFSSTGKADLNLNFANIILIMLIPILLTMVFGAIQLSISIYAKSFKEAQTYLSPVMIIGMILAYLTMLKDAKSIEGYYFNIPITNASCLIKELLVGIYNYNHIAITFIWMIVYVVVALLFARYMFSREDVVFRA; encoded by the coding sequence ATGAGAAATAATATTGTACTAATAGTATTTAAAAAAGAACTTCTAGATATATTTAGAGATAGAAAAACTTTAATATTAAGCATTCTTATACCTCTAATTGTTTTACCTGCCTTGTCTTACTTTATAGGAAAGGCTTCTAATAATGATATTAAAAATGTAGAGAAGAGTATATCAATAAATATAACAGATAAGAGTAATAGTAATTTAAGTAAATTTATTAAAGCACAAAAGAATATAAAAATTATAAATTCTAAAGATGTAAGTAATGATATAAGAACAGGAAAAATACTATTGTCAATAACTATACCTAAAGATTTAGATAAAAATATAGCACATGAAACTGATGCAAAGATAACTATGGACTACGATAATTCCAGTACTAATGCATCCACCGCTGTAAGTATTGTTAAAGCATACATAGATCAATATTCAAAGGAAATAGTATCTAAAAGATTATCAGATAGAAATATAAATGCTAATATTTTAAATCCTATAGATATAGTAGAGGATACCATTGATAAAAAGGAAAGTGGAGTTGGAAAAATGATGATAGTAATGTTGGTTCCACTGCTTTTAATAATTTATAGTATAACTGGAACCATGGCAGCTGCAACAGATTTAGGTGTAGGTGAAAAAGAGCGAGGAACATTGGAACCACTTTTAACAACAAAGGCCAATAGAATGTCAATACTCTGGGGAAAACTTTTTGCAATAGCAATCATGGGAATAATTATATCACTAGCCTCTCTATCAAGCTTATTTATAGCCATGCAGCAAAAAAATGGTATTTTTTCTTCAACAGGTAAAGCTGATTTAAACTTAAACTTTGCTAACATTATTCTTATTATGCTTATTCCAATATTATTAACTATGGTTTTTGGAGCTATTCAGTTATCTATAAGTATTTATGCTAAATCTTTTAAAGAAGCTCAAACATATCTTTCACCAGTAATGATTATAGGTATGATATTGGCTTATTTAACAATGCTTAAGGATGCCAAAAGTATAGAGGGTTATTATTTTAATATACCTATTACTAATGCATCTTGTCTCATAAAGGAATTATTAGTAGGAATATATAATTATAATCATATTGCCATAACTTTTATTTGGATGATAGTATATGTAGTGGTGGCACTTTTATTTGCGAGATATATGTTTAGTAGAGAAGATGTGGTCTTTAGAGCGTAA
- a CDS encoding ABC transporter ATP-binding protein, producing the protein MIAVKNLSKSFKKIRAVDSINFEVNDGEIVGLLGENGAGKTTTLRVLATMLKPTEGTAMVNGYDINKEPETVRGEIGILFGGEVGLYDRLTARENIRYFAELNGMSRREADESIDKLSQSLEMDKYIDKKVGKFSRGMKQKVAIVRSIVHNPSVILFDEPTAGLDVTAARIVQEFILKCKNEKKAIIFSSHTMSEVEKLCNKIIIIHKGKILEEGTIKNIKLKYKSEDMEEIFMNLVGGNDEK; encoded by the coding sequence ATGATAGCTGTAAAAAATCTAAGTAAGTCTTTTAAAAAGATAAGGGCAGTAGATAGTATTAATTTTGAAGTCAATGATGGTGAAATAGTTGGTCTTTTAGGGGAAAATGGAGCTGGTAAAACTACTACTTTAAGGGTGCTAGCTACAATGCTAAAGCCCACTGAGGGAACTGCTATGGTAAATGGATATGATATCAATAAGGAGCCTGAAACTGTAAGAGGTGAAATAGGTATATTATTCGGGGGAGAGGTTGGACTTTATGATAGATTAACCGCTAGAGAGAATATAAGATATTTTGCAGAGCTTAATGGCATGTCAAGAAGAGAAGCGGATGAAAGTATAGATAAATTATCCCAAAGTTTAGAAATGGACAAATATATAGATAAAAAAGTAGGTAAGTTTTCTAGGGGCATGAAACAAAAAGTAGCTATTGTTAGGTCTATAGTTCATAATCCTTCAGTGATACTATTTGATGAACCTACGGCAGGCTTAGATGTGACCGCTGCTAGAATTGTACAAGAATTTATTTTAAAATGTAAGAACGAAAAAAAAGCAATAATATTTTCTAGTCATACTATGTCAGAGGTTGAAAAGTTGTGTAATAAAATAATTATAATTCATAAGGGGAAAATATTAGAAGAGGGAACTATTAAAAATATAAAGTTAAAATACAAAAGTGAAGATATGGAAGAAATATTTATGAATTTGGTAGGTGGAAATGATGAGAAATAA
- a CDS encoding penicillin-binding transpeptidase domain-containing protein, whose protein sequence is MKKKILLSLLLISVLMLVFGCSNTNTAKDSFDKYVKAWSKSDFKNMYSYLSLDSKKNITEKDFIEKYKNIYDGIDLSKISVTPEYPKSLKKDGNGNVSIPFKVSMNTSGGAINFEDTAYLKQEEINNSKAWTIVWSNKMIFPDLGDGEKVRVDKKLGNRGEIRSENSSYLAKNGFVAQIGIISGKFNANDSNTKNNIAQILNVTSDSIDKKLSASYVKPDMFVPIDTISKDDSAKISALSQISGIMIQDKAARVYPLKEKAAFLTGYVQPISAEELTNLKSKGYTQDDVIGKSGLEKIYENQLRAEDGAEIYIVDKNGNKKKTLAKKDPKNGTDLNITINTDIQSALYDQYKGDSGTSIAMQPKTGEVLALVSSPAYDPNDFVLGMSSDKWNSLNNDPKKPLLNRFESAFAPGSTFKPITAAVGLKTNKLDPNAAKNISGLKWQRDSSWGGYFVTRTEQYSEPSNLLNALVHSDNIYFAQAALNIGKDTFVSEAKNFGIGEKIPFEYGMTTSKLSKDNTINTDIQLADSGYGQGEMLINPLQLTSIYTSFVNGGNIINPYLNADKKSSSQSKIWKSNVFSQDISNTILNDLSQVVSNPEGTGHGAYIPNIPLAGKTGTAEIKANQNDTNGTENGWFIAVNTNNPKLLVLEMYEDVKNRGGSHYVVPKVKDIFQQFCK, encoded by the coding sequence ATGAAAAAAAAAATTTTATTAAGCCTTCTATTAATCTCTGTTCTTATGCTTGTATTTGGATGCAGTAATACCAACACTGCTAAAGACTCTTTTGATAAATACGTAAAAGCTTGGAGTAAAAGTGATTTCAAAAACATGTATTCTTATTTAAGTTTAGATAGCAAAAAAAACATTACAGAAAAAGATTTTATTGAAAAGTACAAAAATATATATGATGGTATTGATTTAAGTAAAATATCTGTAACTCCTGAATATCCAAAATCTTTGAAGAAAGATGGAAATGGCAATGTAAGCATACCCTTTAAAGTATCAATGAATACCTCTGGTGGAGCAATAAATTTTGAGGATACTGCCTATTTAAAACAAGAAGAAATAAATAACTCAAAAGCTTGGACTATAGTCTGGAGTAATAAAATGATTTTCCCAGATTTAGGTGATGGAGAAAAAGTTAGAGTAGATAAAAAGCTAGGTAATCGTGGTGAAATCCGTAGTGAAAATAGTTCTTATCTTGCAAAGAATGGTTTTGTTGCACAAATAGGAATTATATCAGGAAAATTTAATGCTAATGACTCAAATACGAAAAATAATATTGCACAAATTCTAAATGTTACTTCAGATAGTATTGATAAAAAACTTTCCGCTTCTTATGTTAAGCCAGATATGTTTGTACCTATTGATACTATATCCAAAGATGACTCTGCTAAAATATCAGCCCTTTCACAGATTTCTGGTATTATGATACAAGATAAAGCTGCAAGAGTGTATCCATTAAAAGAAAAAGCAGCTTTCCTTACAGGTTATGTACAACCCATTAGTGCCGAAGAACTTACCAATCTTAAGAGCAAAGGATATACACAGGATGATGTAATAGGTAAAAGTGGATTAGAAAAAATATACGAAAACCAATTACGAGCAGAAGATGGTGCTGAAATATATATAGTAGATAAAAACGGTAATAAGAAAAAAACTTTAGCAAAAAAGGATCCTAAAAATGGTACTGATTTAAATATTACAATAAATACAGATATTCAATCTGCCTTATATGACCAATACAAGGGTGACTCTGGTACCTCTATTGCAATGCAGCCTAAAACTGGAGAAGTATTGGCTCTTGTAAGTTCACCCGCTTATGATCCAAATGATTTTGTATTAGGAATGTCCTCAGATAAATGGAATTCACTTAATAACGATCCTAAAAAGCCTCTTTTAAATAGATTTGAGTCTGCCTTTGCACCAGGCTCAACCTTTAAACCTATTACTGCTGCTGTTGGTTTAAAAACTAATAAGCTTGACCCTAATGCAGCTAAAAATATAAGCGGATTAAAATGGCAAAGAGATAGCAGTTGGGGAGGATATTTCGTAACAAGGACTGAGCAGTATTCGGAACCTTCTAACCTGTTAAACGCATTAGTACATTCAGATAATATATACTTTGCTCAAGCAGCATTAAATATAGGCAAAGATACTTTTGTTTCTGAAGCTAAAAATTTTGGAATAGGTGAAAAGATACCTTTTGAATATGGAATGACAACTTCAAAATTATCTAAAGACAATACAATTAATACAGATATTCAATTAGCAGATTCAGGCTATGGCCAAGGTGAGATGCTCATAAACCCATTACAGCTTACTTCCATTTATACTTCTTTTGTTAATGGAGGTAATATTATAAATCCTTATTTAAACGCTGACAAAAAATCCTCTTCTCAAAGTAAGATATGGAAATCTAATGTCTTTTCCCAGGATATATCCAATACAATATTAAATGACTTAAGTCAAGTTGTATCAAATCCTGAAGGCACTGGACACGGTGCATATATACCAAATATTCCTTTAGCAGGGAAAACTGGCACAGCGGAAATAAAAGCTAATCAAAATGATACCAATGGTACCGAAAATGGTTGGTTTATAGCCGTAAATACTAATAATCCAAAGCTACTAGTATTAGAAATGTATGAAGATGTTAAAAATAGAGGGGGTAGTCATTATGTGGTTCCTAAAGTAAAGGACATCTTCCAGCAATTCTGTAAATAA
- a CDS encoding aspartate kinase produces MENIIVAKFGGSSLADAHQFEKVKHIVESNPERKYIVPSAPGKRHGKDYKITDLLYLCHTHVQQGIPFDDVFKIIAERYTEIVEELSGRYNNMKDLDINHYLNVIKKDISEGASSDYTASRGEYLNGIILSTLLGYEFIDPADIILFDENGCLSSEGTQEAAHSRLIKINKAVIPGFYGSQCQGQCERHIKTFSRGGSDVTGAIVARAVNASLYENWTDVSGFLMADPRIVTSPHPIKTITYRELRELSYMGATVLHEDSVFPVREAGIPINIKNTNMPQEPGTLIVSDTKATNNIGTITGIAGKKDFTVITIEKNLMNTELGFCRKLLSILETHGVVFENMPAGIDSVSLVIADSQIKNKLENILHDIKRQCNPDSIEVLPNMALVATVGRGMSQSKGVAAKIFDALAKNTVNIRMINQGSSEINIIVGVENNDFEKAIRSIYETFM; encoded by the coding sequence TTGGAAAACATTATTGTAGCAAAATTTGGTGGCAGTTCGCTTGCAGATGCCCATCAGTTTGAAAAAGTAAAGCACATTGTAGAAAGTAATCCAGAAAGAAAATATATTGTACCTTCAGCTCCAGGTAAAAGGCATGGTAAAGACTATAAAATAACAGATTTACTATATCTCTGTCATACCCACGTACAGCAAGGTATACCTTTTGATGATGTATTCAAAATTATAGCGGAAAGATATACAGAAATCGTTGAAGAACTATCTGGAAGATATAATAATATGAAAGATCTTGATATAAATCATTATTTAAATGTAATTAAAAAAGATATTTCTGAAGGTGCATCCTCAGATTATACTGCAAGTCGTGGTGAATATTTGAATGGAATTATATTATCAACCCTATTGGGTTATGAATTTATAGATCCTGCTGATATAATTTTATTCGACGAAAATGGTTGCCTCTCTTCTGAAGGCACTCAAGAAGCTGCACATAGCCGTCTAATTAAGATAAATAAAGCAGTAATTCCTGGTTTTTATGGTTCTCAATGCCAAGGCCAATGTGAAAGACACATAAAAACTTTTTCTCGTGGAGGATCAGACGTAACCGGTGCTATAGTTGCCCGTGCAGTAAATGCTTCCTTATATGAAAACTGGACTGATGTTTCAGGATTTTTAATGGCTGATCCAAGAATAGTTACTAGTCCTCATCCAATTAAAACAATAACTTATAGAGAACTTAGGGAACTATCTTATATGGGTGCTACAGTTCTACATGAAGACTCTGTTTTTCCTGTAAGAGAAGCAGGCATTCCAATAAATATAAAAAACACCAACATGCCACAAGAACCTGGAACATTAATAGTTAGCGATACTAAGGCAACAAATAATATTGGCACTATAACAGGAATTGCAGGAAAAAAAGACTTCACAGTAATAACAATAGAAAAAAACCTTATGAATACTGAACTAGGCTTTTGCAGAAAATTATTGTCCATTCTAGAAACACATGGAGTGGTATTTGAAAATATGCCTGCAGGTATAGATTCTGTTTCATTAGTAATTGCAGATTCACAAATAAAAAATAAATTGGAAAATATACTTCATGATATTAAGAGACAATGCAATCCTGATTCCATAGAGGTTCTACCAAATATGGCATTGGTAGCTACTGTTGGTCGGGGAATGTCTCAATCAAAGGGCGTTGCTGCAAAAATATTTGATGCTCTTGCTAAAAATACTGTAAATATACGAATGATAAATCAAGGCTCTAGTGAAATAAACATAATAGTAGGCGTTGAAAATAATGATTTTGAGAAGGCTATTAGATCTATTTATGAAACTTTTATGTAA
- a CDS encoding CPBP family intramembrane glutamic endopeptidase, which yields MSIKKNGICIIIYYIVFDMLFVGMGEEMLFRGYFMERFRTLTDSWIWAVVMSALMFGIWHFPNGQDFLQVILTALIGAIYGLAMLKIKNCSTLSLGIAHGLHDVYILILSCILL from the coding sequence TTGAGTATAAAAAAGAATGGGATTTGTATCATTATATATTACATAGTTTTTGATATGCTATTTGTTGGGATGGGTGAGGAAATGCTGTTTCGTGGTTATTTTATGGAGCGCTTTCGCACTCTGACTGATTCATGGATATGGGCTGTAGTGATGTCTGCTCTTATGTTTGGTATTTGGCATTTCCCCAATGGACAAGATTTTTTACAAGTAATTTTGACTGCATTAATTGGAGCAATATATGGATTAGCAATGTTGAAAATTAAAAACTGTTCAACATTATCCTTGGGTATTGCTCACGGTCTCCATGATGTTTATATATTGATATTAAGCTGTATTTTGTTGTAG
- a CDS encoding peptidylprolyl isomerase: MENKILASVNGKEITENDIDQVILSFPQDKRHQLLTEKGKKRLLDQLVSFELIYNDAKDKGLENDDEYKSQLETMKKEILTQIGMKRALSGVAVVTEQEAKDYYELNKDKFKTAATATAKHILLDTEEDALKVSGEIKAGKSFEDAAREYSTCPSKEEGGNLGTFTKGQMVVEFEEASFTQEIGIVGDPVKTQYGYHIIKVENRTEDIPKTFEEVKENIINGLTKERQNMKYTKYMEELKEKYPVEIK, encoded by the coding sequence ATGGAGAATAAGATATTAGCATCAGTAAATGGTAAAGAAATTACAGAAAATGATATTGACCAAGTTATTTTGAGTTTTCCACAAGATAAAAGGCACCAATTGTTAACTGAAAAAGGTAAAAAAAGATTACTTGATCAACTTGTATCTTTTGAATTAATATATAACGATGCAAAAGATAAGGGTCTTGAGAATGACGATGAATATAAGAGTCAGTTAGAAACAATGAAAAAGGAAATTTTAACTCAAATAGGTATGAAGAGAGCTCTTAGTGGAGTTGCAGTAGTAACTGAACAAGAGGCTAAAGACTATTACGAATTAAATAAGGATAAGTTTAAGACAGCAGCAACTGCAACAGCTAAACACATATTATTAGATACAGAAGAAGATGCTTTAAAAGTAAGTGGTGAAATAAAGGCAGGAAAATCCTTTGAAGATGCTGCAAGAGAGTATTCAACTTGTCCATCAAAAGAAGAGGGAGGTAATCTTGGAACTTTTACAAAGGGACAGATGGTTGTAGAGTTTGAAGAAGCTTCTTTTACACAGGAAATAGGAATAGTAGGTGATCCTGTAAAAACTCAATATGGTTATCATATTATAAAGGTTGAGAATAGAACTGAAGATATACCTAAGACTTTTGAAGAAGTAAAAGAAAATATAATTAATGGATTAACTAAAGAAAGACAAAATATGAAATATACTAAGTATATGGAAGAACTCAAGGAAAAATATCCAGTAGAAATAAAATAA
- a CDS encoding HD-GYP domain-containing protein — MRLIPIQCVKENTKLAKSIYDNEGKILLKKGAILTDAIIKKIRDLDIYSIYIFDEYSNKIIEEVIKPEIREKAVIAIKKSFINIDDDKLEVFNYKDKVGEFNSIVYITKELIEEILSKDDIMINLVDIKSSSNYIFQHSVNVAIISLIIGIKLNLHKFDLIDLCIGAILHDIGMVFVPVEIVNKESELTYEEYEIVKQHTKKGYEFLRESFEIPLTSLLIALQHHERTGGQGYPTGKAGDHISKFAKIVAIADAYDALTAHRPYRKAMSPNEALEYLMASGGIQFDYKYIEVFSKIIVPYAEGTLVNLTNGEIAVVEKININFPLRPNVKIIRSSDSRRTNRVIDLEKELDIVIKDVYYESI; from the coding sequence ATGCGGTTAATTCCTATACAATGTGTAAAAGAAAATACTAAATTGGCAAAATCTATATACGATAATGAGGGGAAAATATTACTAAAAAAGGGAGCTATACTTACAGATGCTATTATAAAAAAAATAAGAGATTTAGATATATATTCAATATATATATTTGATGAATATAGTAATAAAATAATAGAAGAAGTAATAAAACCTGAAATAAGGGAAAAAGCAGTAATAGCTATAAAGAAAAGTTTCATAAATATTGATGATGATAAATTGGAAGTATTTAATTATAAGGATAAGGTAGGAGAGTTTAATTCAATTGTCTATATCACAAAAGAATTGATTGAAGAGATATTATCAAAAGATGATATAATGATCAATTTGGTAGACATAAAAAGTAGTAGTAACTATATATTCCAACATAGTGTAAATGTAGCAATAATATCATTAATAATTGGAATAAAGCTTAATTTACATAAATTTGATTTAATAGACCTTTGTATTGGAGCTATACTACATGACATAGGCATGGTTTTTGTTCCTGTTGAAATAGTAAATAAGGAATCAGAACTTACTTATGAGGAGTATGAAATAGTAAAACAACATACAAAAAAGGGTTACGAGTTTTTAAGAGAGAGTTTTGAAATTCCATTGACCTCTCTTTTGATTGCATTACAGCATCATGAAAGAACAGGTGGACAAGGATATCCAACTGGTAAAGCGGGAGATCATATAAGTAAATTTGCTAAAATTGTAGCTATTGCAGATGCTTATGATGCATTAACAGCTCATAGACCTTATAGAAAAGCTATGAGTCCCAACGAAGCGCTAGAGTATCTTATGGCCAGTGGTGGAATTCAATTTGATTATAAGTATATAGAAGTATTCTCGAAAATAATAGTACCTTACGCAGAAGGTACTTTAGTAAATCTAACTAATGGAGAAATAGCAGTTGTTGAAAAGATAAATATAAATTTTCCACTGAGACCAAATGTTAAAATTATACGGAGCAGTGACAGTAGAAGAACTAATAGGGTTATTGATCTAGAGAAAGAACTTGATATAGTAATTAAGGATGTTTATTATGAATCAATATAA
- the pflA gene encoding pyruvate formate-lyase-activating protein, whose amino-acid sequence MIRGRIHSIESMGLVDGPGIRTVIFFQGCRLRCAYCHNPDTWNTSGGEEITAEELLKKILRFKPYFERSGGGVTFSGGEVLLQPEFLVEVLKLCKENNIHTTIDTAGYGEDNYEEILKYTDLVILDIKHVDEKGYENITGKGKKDLNEFLKALENTSTKIWIRHVVVPNLTDSKDHIKKLANIIKNIKNVEKVELLPYHTLGINKYEKLGIDYRLKDIEAMDREKCKELEKYLTDLLE is encoded by the coding sequence ATGATAAGAGGGAGAATTCACTCAATAGAAAGTATGGGACTGGTTGATGGCCCTGGTATTAGAACAGTTATATTTTTTCAAGGTTGCAGATTAAGATGTGCATACTGTCATAATCCTGATACATGGAATACATCAGGAGGAGAAGAGATAACTGCGGAAGAATTATTGAAAAAAATATTAAGATTTAAACCATATTTTGAAAGGTCAGGAGGAGGAGTAACTTTTTCAGGAGGAGAAGTACTTTTACAACCAGAATTTTTAGTGGAAGTATTGAAATTATGCAAAGAAAATAATATTCATACAACTATTGATACTGCTGGCTATGGAGAGGATAATTATGAAGAAATTTTAAAATATACGGATTTAGTTATACTTGACATAAAGCATGTAGATGAAAAGGGATACGAAAATATTACAGGTAAAGGAAAAAAGGATTTGAATGAATTTTTAAAAGCATTAGAAAATACAAGTACAAAAATTTGGATAAGGCATGTAGTAGTTCCTAATTTAACTGATTCTAAAGATCATATAAAAAAATTAGCTAATATAATTAAAAACATAAAAAATGTAGAGAAAGTGGAGCTTTTGCCTTATCATACCTTGGGTATAAATAAATACGAAAAATTAGGTATAGATTATAGACTTAAGGATATTGAAGCTATGGATAGAGAAAAATGTAAAGAACTTGAAAAGTATTTAACGGATTTACTGGAATAG
- a CDS encoding biotin transporter BioY translates to MKFNTRGMILTALFAALTAVGAFIRIPIGPVPITMQALFTILAGIILGARVGAMSQLIYVLLGLIGLPIFADGTGGLTHVVSPSFGYLIGFIISAFVIGKIVERSEKITFIKMFAICILGIIIIYLIGIPYLYVILKNVLFKEITFQYALKIGFLVFIPGDLLKVVIASLLAVKVIPILRRQGMLENR, encoded by the coding sequence TTGAAGTTTAACACAAGAGGAATGATTTTAACAGCATTATTTGCGGCGTTAACAGCGGTAGGTGCATTCATTAGAATACCTATAGGGCCAGTACCAATAACCATGCAAGCTTTATTTACAATTTTAGCGGGTATAATTTTAGGTGCAAGGGTTGGTGCTATGTCACAACTTATATATGTATTATTAGGTCTTATAGGGTTACCTATATTTGCTGATGGAACAGGTGGACTTACTCATGTTGTTAGTCCAAGCTTTGGGTATTTGATTGGATTTATAATTTCAGCTTTTGTCATAGGAAAAATAGTTGAACGCAGCGAGAAAATCACTTTTATTAAAATGTTTGCTATTTGTATTTTGGGAATCATTATAATTTATCTTATAGGAATACCTTATTTGTATGTAATATTAAAAAATGTTTTATTTAAGGAAATAACTTTTCAATATGCACTTAAAATAGGATTTTTAGTTTTTATACCAGGAGATTTATTAAAGGTTGTAATAGCTTCTTTACTAGCAGTAAAGGTAATACCTATACTTAGAAGGCAGGGAATGTTAGAAAATAGGTAA